In Planctomycetia bacterium, the following proteins share a genomic window:
- a CDS encoding phosphoglycerate dehydrogenase, with protein sequence MASPAPRVLVTPPTLDRNAGPYFDVLTAAGCKIVYPALDAKLDNPAVLLEHLAGIDAVLCSVEPYTAEILRRSKLRCVARVGVGYDSVDFRAASELGIPVCITPGTNEHSVAEQAFSLIFSVFRDVAVRDGEIRAGLWRRNSVRRLAGNTLGLVGLGRIGKAMVPRARGLGLDVVAFDPYADKAWAAANDVRLCSFDELLAASDVVSLHMPCTAETTNLMNRQSLAKMKPNSVLINTSRGGLIDEEALLEYLTNGHLFGAGLDVLKIEPPRKDHPFFALKNITLAPHMGGIDQTALDAMAKLAAECIVGLSRGRAPEGCVVNSEILTGWKW encoded by the coding sequence ATGGCATCCCCAGCTCCCCGTGTTCTCGTTACGCCGCCGACGCTCGATCGCAACGCCGGTCCCTATTTCGACGTCCTCACGGCCGCGGGCTGCAAGATCGTCTACCCGGCGCTCGATGCGAAACTGGACAACCCTGCGGTCTTGCTCGAGCATCTCGCAGGAATCGATGCCGTGCTGTGCAGCGTCGAACCGTATACCGCCGAGATTCTGCGCCGCAGCAAATTGCGCTGCGTAGCGCGCGTCGGCGTCGGCTACGACTCCGTCGACTTTCGGGCTGCGAGCGAGCTCGGCATTCCGGTCTGCATCACGCCCGGCACGAATGAACACTCCGTGGCCGAGCAAGCTTTCTCGCTCATCTTCAGCGTGTTTCGCGATGTCGCGGTGCGCGATGGCGAGATCCGGGCCGGCCTTTGGCGGCGCAACTCCGTGCGCCGGCTCGCCGGAAACACGCTCGGCCTCGTCGGCCTGGGGCGGATCGGCAAGGCGATGGTTCCTCGCGCGCGCGGGCTCGGGCTCGATGTCGTCGCGTTCGATCCTTATGCGGATAAAGCCTGGGCGGCTGCGAACGACGTTCGGCTCTGCTCGTTCGACGAATTGCTCGCGGCGTCGGATGTCGTCAGTCTGCACATGCCTTGCACGGCCGAGACGACGAACCTGATGAATCGGCAATCGCTCGCGAAGATGAAACCGAATTCGGTCCTCATCAACACTTCGCGCGGCGGGCTCATCGATGAAGAAGCGCTGCTCGAATACCTTACCAACGGCCATCTCTTCGGCGCAGGACTCGACGTGCTCAAGATCGAGCCCCCGCGCAAAGACCATCCGTTCTTCGCATTGAAAAACATCACGCTCGCGCCCCACATGGGCGGCATCGACCAAACCGCTCTCGACGCGATGGCGAAGCTCGCCGCCGAATGCATCGTCGGGCTGAGTCGCGGCCGCGCGCCCGAAGGCTGCGTGGTAAATAGCGAAATTCTCACCGGCTGGAAGTGGTAG
- a CDS encoding RNA polymerase sigma factor RpoD/SigA has translation MKNRKRTGTAVQSPLETYLREINETSLLTAADEQQLARAIAQGDLAARDRMVRANLRLVVNIARGYTGKGLALPDLIEEGNLGLLRAVEGFDPDMGTRFSTYASYWIKQSIKRSLINSAKTIRIPAYMVELLSKWRRATVRLTEELGRGPTPEEVARVLGLPRKKLSIIKKAIHIYNQTPQTDQADNGWSLGEMVMDERQKSPELEMTEGDDMTHILRMLETMEPRESTILRMRFGLDDNTPRTLKEIGEILGLTRERVRQLETEALAKLAAGLGG, from the coding sequence ATGAAGAACCGCAAGCGCACCGGTACGGCCGTGCAATCTCCGCTGGAGACCTACCTCCGCGAGATCAACGAAACCTCGCTGCTCACGGCCGCCGACGAGCAACAACTCGCCCGCGCTATCGCCCAGGGTGATCTGGCCGCTCGCGACCGCATGGTCCGCGCCAACTTGCGCCTCGTCGTCAACATCGCTCGGGGCTACACAGGCAAAGGGCTCGCCCTGCCCGACCTGATCGAAGAAGGGAACCTCGGGCTGTTGCGCGCCGTCGAAGGGTTCGACCCGGACATGGGAACCCGCTTCAGCACCTATGCGAGCTATTGGATCAAGCAATCGATCAAGCGTTCGCTCATCAACTCGGCGAAGACGATCCGCATTCCGGCCTACATGGTCGAGCTGTTGAGCAAGTGGCGACGTGCGACCGTGCGGCTCACCGAAGAACTCGGCCGCGGCCCGACGCCCGAAGAAGTGGCCCGGGTGCTCGGCCTGCCGCGCAAGAAGCTGTCGATCATCAAGAAGGCGATCCACATCTACAATCAAACTCCGCAGACCGATCAAGCCGACAACGGCTGGTCGCTCGGCGAGATGGTGATGGACGAGCGGCAGAAGAGCCCCGAGCTCGAGATGACCGAGGGGGACGACATGACGCACATCCTCCGCATGCTCGAAACGATGGAGCCGCGCGAATCGACGATCCTCCGGATGCGCTTCGGCCTCGACGACAACACGCCGCGCACGCTGAAGGAAATCGGCGAAATCCTCGGCCTGACGCGCGAACGGGTCCGCCAACTGGAAACGGAAGCGCTAGCGAAACTCGCGGCGGGCTTAGGCGGGTAA
- a CDS encoding Gfo/Idh/MocA family oxidoreductase, which produces MIRIGIVGCGRILAAHLRGYRLLREAGIADFQITALCSRKLDDAQMYVRRGAGPRQRPAVSNLAGDPLAIGDEFLSDFQPEVEVATYTDYRDMIASGRIDAVNDFSTHALHHQIAAVAFAHGKHLMSQKPLAITVAAARRMCEEAERRGLTFGVFENFRYAPATRHLRWAFESGLAGKLQMFLLGYAGVWWAPDLIVADTPWRHLKSEAGGISLDLGVHFFDQLRYVAGEIKSVSARTSVLEPLRYTRDAAGRTIREQACDADDTFTAHLETAGGALGSMFASWAGHGGATRVEQGAVYQGSRGRISAGDFSADGQATVKLAELYRASAPAALQASHFPLGIDDSFALAQLDWLRAVGAGRQPETDGREGLRDLAAAFALLESATTGTAVSPADVAEGRIREFQRPLDAQWGLQSY; this is translated from the coding sequence ATGATACGAATCGGCATCGTCGGTTGCGGACGCATTCTCGCGGCACACTTGCGCGGCTATCGCTTGTTGCGCGAAGCCGGCATCGCCGACTTTCAAATCACGGCGCTCTGTTCGCGCAAGCTCGACGATGCGCAGATGTATGTCCGCCGCGGAGCAGGCCCCCGGCAGCGACCGGCCGTAAGCAATCTCGCCGGCGATCCGCTCGCGATCGGCGATGAGTTTCTTTCCGACTTTCAGCCCGAGGTCGAAGTCGCGACCTATACCGACTATCGCGACATGATCGCGTCGGGCCGGATCGATGCGGTCAACGATTTCTCGACGCACGCGCTTCATCACCAGATCGCGGCAGTCGCCTTTGCGCACGGCAAACATTTGATGTCGCAAAAGCCGCTGGCGATTACGGTCGCCGCGGCGCGGCGCATGTGCGAAGAGGCGGAGCGGCGCGGATTGACGTTCGGCGTCTTCGAGAACTTTCGCTACGCGCCGGCGACGCGGCACCTGCGCTGGGCGTTCGAGTCGGGCCTCGCCGGTAAGTTGCAAATGTTTCTGCTCGGGTACGCGGGCGTCTGGTGGGCGCCGGATTTAATCGTCGCCGATACTCCTTGGCGGCATTTGAAGTCGGAAGCCGGAGGAATCAGCCTCGATCTCGGCGTCCATTTCTTCGATCAGTTGCGCTACGTGGCCGGCGAGATTAAGAGCGTCTCGGCTCGGACGTCGGTGCTCGAACCGTTGCGTTATACGCGCGATGCCGCGGGTCGCACGATCCGCGAACAAGCCTGCGACGCCGACGATACGTTCACGGCCCATTTGGAAACGGCCGGCGGAGCGCTCGGGAGTATGTTCGCCAGTTGGGCCGGCCACGGCGGGGCGACGCGCGTCGAACAGGGGGCCGTATACCAAGGCTCGCGCGGTAGAATCTCCGCCGGCGACTTCTCGGCCGACGGACAAGCGACCGTGAAGCTGGCCGAACTCTATCGAGCGTCGGCACCCGCCGCTCTGCAAGCATCGCACTTCCCGCTCGGCATCGACGACAGCTTCGCGCTGGCGCAACTCGATTGGCTACGGGCCGTCGGAGCGGGCCGGCAACCGGAGACCGACGGTCGGGAAGGGCTGCGAGACCTCGCCGCGGCCTTCGCCCTGCTGGAATCGGCCACGACCGGCACAGCGGTCTCGCCCGCGGATGTCGCCGAGGGGCGAATCCGGGAGTTCCAGCGACCTTTAGACGCACAATGGGGCCTACAATCGTATTAA
- a CDS encoding PIG-L family deacetylase, with translation MAEAYPKLDVIAVGAHPDDVEIACGGTLAKLVRQGYQVGIVDLTDGEPTPLSPGPAVRLEEARKAGETLGVQVRVNLDLPNRRLFDTFESRVALAKVFRRYRPSLVIGFGEKTPMASPDHWQAMLITEAAVFYSRLTKWDEHFDGIPVHTVPRLMYYTLNWGSLGLPPGAGHVVVDITDTLDIKLASVKCYETQFPPAKAHVFDRVRGFAMQQGQAAGFAAGELFTSTGMIGTKDLMQFMFHNLPEETPPSV, from the coding sequence ATGGCCGAGGCATATCCGAAGCTCGATGTGATTGCCGTCGGTGCGCATCCGGACGACGTCGAGATTGCGTGCGGCGGCACGCTGGCAAAGTTGGTGCGGCAGGGCTACCAGGTCGGCATCGTCGACCTTACCGATGGCGAGCCGACTCCGCTGTCGCCGGGCCCGGCCGTAAGGCTGGAAGAAGCACGTAAGGCCGGCGAGACGCTCGGCGTGCAGGTGCGCGTGAATCTCGATTTGCCGAACCGCCGGCTGTTCGATACGTTCGAGTCGCGCGTGGCGCTGGCAAAAGTATTTCGCCGCTATCGTCCGAGCCTCGTCATCGGGTTCGGCGAGAAGACTCCGATGGCCTCGCCCGATCATTGGCAGGCGATGCTCATTACCGAAGCGGCCGTGTTCTATTCGCGGCTGACGAAATGGGACGAGCACTTCGACGGCATCCCCGTCCACACGGTTCCGCGGTTGATGTACTACACGTTGAATTGGGGCTCGCTCGGCTTGCCTCCCGGCGCCGGGCATGTCGTCGTCGACATTACCGACACGCTCGACATTAAGCTCGCGAGCGTGAAGTGCTACGAGACGCAGTTTCCGCCGGCTAAGGCGCACGTCTTCGATCGCGTGCGCGGGTTCGCAATGCAGCAGGGGCAGGCCGCGGGTTTCGCCGCCGGCGAACTCTTCACGTCGACCGGCATGATCGGCACGAAAGACCTGATGCAGTTTATGTTTCACAACCTGCCGGAAGAAACGCCTCCCTCGGTTTAA
- a CDS encoding App1 family protein: MKSDEAIVFFPTFAPLPADAKRVEVPIHGWVFERRGLSPSRMLAFDLLSEALELDEAEKSTRIFIERAEPFMADNERGKTPTIELNGAKYTLAPSTADGHTESTFTIDAAAGTFTDRQLLDYRVESVFTLKRKFVGRVQLIGETGTSVISDIDDTIKITNVLEKRELVRNTFLREFRPVAGMAEVYRRWELGGAVFHYVSGSPWQLYQPLALFREQEKFPEGSFHLRKFRLQDRSAMQFFAAPEEYKLSTIEPILIAFPNRRFILVGDSGERDPEVYGELARRHPEQIAKIAIRNITDAKLGDVRLQAAFREVAPERLLLFRTPEELLQVSVAP; encoded by the coding sequence TTGAAGAGCGATGAAGCGATCGTCTTCTTCCCGACGTTCGCGCCGCTGCCGGCCGATGCCAAGCGCGTCGAGGTGCCGATTCACGGCTGGGTCTTCGAGCGCCGAGGCTTGAGCCCTTCGCGCATGCTCGCCTTCGACTTATTGAGCGAAGCGCTGGAACTCGACGAAGCGGAAAAGTCGACGCGCATTTTCATCGAGCGCGCCGAGCCGTTTATGGCCGACAACGAGCGCGGCAAGACACCGACGATCGAACTGAACGGCGCCAAGTATACTCTCGCCCCCTCGACGGCCGACGGCCATACGGAGTCGACGTTCACGATCGACGCCGCGGCCGGCACGTTTACCGATCGCCAACTGCTCGACTATCGTGTGGAATCCGTTTTCACATTGAAGCGGAAGTTTGTCGGGCGGGTGCAATTGATCGGCGAGACAGGGACGTCCGTCATCTCCGACATCGACGACACGATTAAGATTACGAACGTGCTGGAGAAGCGCGAGCTGGTGCGTAATACGTTCTTGCGCGAGTTTCGCCCGGTCGCAGGAATGGCCGAGGTTTATCGCCGCTGGGAACTAGGCGGCGCCGTGTTTCACTATGTTTCCGGCAGCCCGTGGCAACTTTATCAGCCTCTTGCCCTGTTTCGCGAGCAGGAGAAGTTTCCGGAAGGATCGTTCCACTTGCGGAAGTTCCGCCTCCAAGACCGTTCGGCGATGCAATTCTTCGCCGCACCGGAAGAATACAAACTGTCGACGATCGAGCCGATCCTGATCGCGTTTCCTAACCGACGTTTCATTCTCGTCGGCGATTCCGGCGAACGCGATCCCGAGGTCTACGGCGAACTCGCGCGGCGCCATCCCGAGCAGATAGCGAAGATCGCGATTCGCAACATCACCGATGCGAAGCTCGGCGACGTTCGCCTGCAGGCGGCCTTTCGCGAGGTCGCCCCCGAGCGTTTGCTGCTCTTTCGCACTCCGGAAGAACTCTTGCAAGTGTCGGTCGCTCCGTAA
- a CDS encoding BamA/TamA family outer membrane protein, producing the protein MADVRSYISVLVRLGIAGIALSFGWCCDTVRAQPAFPAPPPSASSGPVFPGSSGAAPAVPEVIPSQVIPTPAPEAVENVVDVRVTGNVGIPLHKIAPHIQTRAGRPFNPDQIEEDVRRLTKTRQFVSVSPTYQRVPEGVVVVFQVLERPTLRHVKYVGASIRRSTLDKKTGIKVGDSIDPYLVDEARRKLEEYYQSKGYSKVRITTLEGNKPGDRGAVFLINEGPKQKVFDIEFEGNTIADDGRLKTQIQSKPPILYLFKGEVDAKKIDEDVDRLTAYYRGLGFFSAKIGREIEFGEDGKWATLRFVINEGPRYTVRSVALIGNRKFQTPELEAELKLKGGKFFDQASMTRDISTLQDRYGGIGYVFCNVQADPRFMEQPGELDLVYQIEEGDRYRVGRIDVRIEGDDPHTRINTVLNRIDLHPGDIVDIRRIRDSERRLKASGLFKNDPASGVSPKITFQAPDESSTLARGSSGGTVRGQSPDDARPPLVYSTPQHDGSGDRVLTVSFDAEAAPGAQPFLQRGPLPFVPVDPRPLPSESATESADDEEASPLESEELSRLENPFQVPSISPIFTLDDVNLFGSATVISADVLGVDPAALQATVAEEPRAMPNLPPVAPASHHDSMPSVMGHQPTNGFVANQVPAADGFDRSLVFDDGPIVVRAQSPIQDPPSQQPAYGQVPLRAMNPQTSNSNYAAAPQTGGGYPVVPVQYTAPAAAPNPQATPYAGQPGAYQPQPQPVVGVAPYGQQPVQPAVPGIPPANGYGSGNDLFGGTPTAPFVNEPLTRDLILTPTVEEAQTGRFMLGVGVNSNAGLLGSIVLDEQNADITRLPTSWRDLIEGRAFRGAGQQVRIEAVPGTQVSRYSAIFRQPYLFDTRISLSTSAYYFQRYYRDWQEERLGGRVALGYQFPFIPDLSVSSALRAEQVQLSNPTFPTPQKLQQSLGTSDLFVGEFAVTHDTRDSTFIATQGHRVMLGLDLGFGTNTFQRGTIEARQHFLLGERPDGSGRQVLTFLTQLGFTGSQTPIYESYFAGGFSSMRGFNFRGVGPMVNNVNIGGQFQWLNTVEYMFSMTADDMVRGVVFCDFGTVEEKIAMHSSNFRVAPGFGLRITVPAMGPAPIALDFAVPVAHAPGDNIQNFAFYVGLGR; encoded by the coding sequence ATGGCCGACGTCCGCTCCTACATCTCCGTGCTCGTGCGCTTGGGGATCGCCGGAATTGCGTTGAGTTTCGGATGGTGTTGCGACACCGTTCGCGCTCAGCCCGCGTTTCCTGCGCCACCTCCTTCGGCATCGTCGGGCCCCGTGTTTCCCGGCTCTTCCGGCGCTGCGCCTGCGGTGCCCGAGGTCATTCCCTCGCAGGTGATTCCGACTCCTGCTCCGGAAGCGGTCGAGAACGTGGTCGATGTGCGCGTGACCGGCAACGTCGGCATTCCGCTGCATAAGATTGCGCCGCATATTCAAACGCGCGCCGGTCGCCCGTTTAATCCCGATCAGATCGAAGAAGACGTTCGGCGCTTGACGAAAACACGACAATTCGTGAGCGTGAGCCCGACCTATCAACGGGTTCCGGAAGGGGTCGTCGTCGTGTTTCAAGTGCTCGAGCGCCCGACGCTGCGGCATGTGAAATACGTCGGGGCTTCGATCCGTCGCTCGACGTTGGACAAAAAAACCGGAATCAAAGTCGGCGACTCGATCGATCCGTATCTCGTCGATGAAGCGCGGCGCAAGCTGGAAGAATACTATCAGTCGAAGGGCTACTCCAAAGTTCGCATCACGACGCTCGAAGGAAACAAGCCCGGCGATCGCGGCGCCGTGTTTCTCATCAACGAAGGCCCGAAGCAAAAGGTTTTCGACATCGAGTTCGAAGGCAATACGATCGCCGACGACGGCCGCTTGAAGACGCAAATTCAAAGCAAGCCGCCGATCTTGTATCTCTTCAAGGGAGAAGTCGACGCGAAGAAGATCGATGAAGACGTCGATCGCTTGACCGCCTACTACCGTGGGCTCGGCTTCTTCTCGGCCAAGATCGGCCGCGAGATCGAATTCGGCGAAGACGGCAAGTGGGCGACGTTGCGATTCGTCATCAACGAAGGCCCGCGCTATACGGTTCGCAGCGTCGCGCTGATCGGTAATCGCAAGTTTCAAACACCCGAATTGGAAGCCGAGCTCAAGCTGAAGGGCGGCAAGTTCTTCGACCAAGCCTCGATGACGCGCGACATCTCGACGCTCCAAGATCGTTACGGCGGCATCGGCTATGTGTTCTGCAACGTGCAGGCCGATCCGCGCTTCATGGAACAACCGGGCGAGCTCGATCTCGTGTATCAGATCGAAGAGGGCGATCGTTATCGGGTCGGACGCATCGACGTCCGCATCGAGGGAGACGATCCGCATACGCGAATCAACACGGTCTTGAACCGGATCGATTTGCATCCCGGCGACATCGTCGATATTCGCCGCATTCGCGACAGCGAGCGCCGCCTGAAAGCGTCGGGCCTGTTCAAGAACGATCCCGCCTCGGGCGTGTCGCCGAAGATTACGTTTCAAGCTCCGGATGAAAGCAGCACTCTCGCCCGCGGCAGTAGCGGAGGAACGGTGCGCGGACAAAGCCCCGACGATGCTCGGCCGCCGCTCGTGTACTCGACTCCGCAACACGATGGCTCCGGCGATCGGGTGCTGACGGTCTCGTTCGATGCCGAAGCCGCACCCGGCGCGCAGCCGTTCTTACAACGCGGGCCGTTGCCGTTCGTGCCGGTCGATCCACGGCCGCTTCCGAGCGAATCCGCTACGGAATCAGCGGACGACGAAGAAGCATCGCCGCTCGAGAGTGAAGAACTTTCTCGCCTGGAAAATCCGTTTCAAGTGCCGAGCATTTCGCCGATCTTCACGTTGGACGACGTGAACTTGTTCGGCAGCGCTACGGTGATCTCGGCCGATGTTCTCGGAGTAGATCCCGCTGCGCTGCAAGCAACCGTCGCGGAAGAACCGAGGGCGATGCCCAATCTGCCGCCGGTCGCTCCGGCTTCGCATCACGATTCGATGCCGAGTGTGATGGGACATCAACCGACAAACGGCTTCGTCGCGAATCAGGTTCCTGCGGCGGATGGCTTCGACCGATCGCTAGTGTTCGACGATGGACCGATCGTCGTGCGGGCTCAGAGTCCGATTCAAGATCCGCCATCGCAGCAGCCTGCTTACGGTCAGGTTCCGCTACGAGCGATGAATCCGCAGACTTCGAACTCGAACTACGCCGCCGCGCCGCAAACCGGCGGCGGTTATCCGGTCGTGCCGGTGCAATACACCGCGCCGGCCGCTGCTCCGAATCCGCAAGCCACGCCGTATGCCGGACAACCGGGCGCTTATCAGCCGCAACCGCAACCGGTAGTCGGCGTCGCTCCTTATGGGCAACAGCCTGTGCAGCCGGCCGTTCCGGGCATCCCACCGGCAAACGGCTACGGCAGCGGCAACGACCTGTTCGGTGGAACGCCGACGGCGCCGTTCGTGAACGAGCCGCTCACGCGCGATTTGATTCTCACGCCGACCGTAGAAGAAGCGCAAACCGGTCGGTTCATGCTCGGCGTCGGCGTGAACTCCAACGCCGGTTTGCTCGGCTCGATCGTGCTCGATGAACAGAACGCCGACATCACGCGCTTGCCGACTTCCTGGCGCGACTTGATCGAAGGCCGTGCGTTTCGCGGTGCCGGTCAGCAAGTGCGCATCGAAGCGGTTCCCGGTACGCAAGTCTCGCGCTATTCGGCGATCTTTCGTCAGCCTTATCTTTTCGACACGCGGATCAGCTTGAGCACGAGTGCTTATTACTTCCAGCGTTACTATCGCGATTGGCAAGAAGAACGACTCGGCGGTCGCGTAGCACTCGGTTATCAGTTTCCGTTCATTCCCGATCTTTCGGTCAGCTCCGCGCTGCGAGCGGAACAAGTTCAACTCAGCAACCCGACCTTCCCGACTCCGCAAAAATTGCAACAGTCGCTCGGCACCAGCGACTTGTTCGTCGGTGAATTCGCCGTCACTCACGATACGCGCGACAGCACGTTCATCGCTACGCAAGGACATCGCGTGATGCTCGGTCTCGATCTGGGCTTCGGTACCAATACGTTCCAGCGCGGCACGATCGAAGCTCGTCAACACTTCCTGCTCGGCGAACGGCCCGACGGTTCGGGTCGACAGGTGCTTACGTTCCTCACGCAGCTCGGCTTCACCGGTTCACAGACACCGATTTACGAAAGCTACTTCGCGGGCGGTTTCTCTTCGATGCGCGGCTTCAATTTCCGCGGCGTCGGGCCGATGGTCAACAACGTCAACATCGGCGGTCAGTTTCAATGGCTGAATACCGTCGAGTACATGTTCTCGATGACGGCCGACGATATGGTGCGCGGCGTCGTCTTCTGCGATTTCGGTACCGTAGAAGAAAAGATCGCGATGCACTCGAGCAACTTCCGCGTCGCACCGGGCTTCGGCTTGCGAATCACCGTACCGGCGATGGGACCGGCTCCGATCGCGCTCGACTTCGCAGTGCCGGTTGCACATGCACCGGGCGACAACATCCAGAACTTCGCGTTCTACGTCGGTCTCGGTCGCTAA
- the cbiE gene encoding precorrin-6y C5,15-methyltransferase (decarboxylating) subunit CbiE — translation MPEVIVAAHFSELRIEHVTQGAPTRNERIHIIGIGDDGLDGVTAAARQLIAKAALLVGNDHTLNLIPAGAAERLVIGADLDPIVKRLSTFASGSAVVLVSGDPLFYGISRFLCDKLGKDRFDVVPHVSSMQLAFARVKENWDEAYLTNLANHTLDHAIERIRSAEKVGLFTSEATPPARVAQELVNRGIDYFTAYVCENLGSPDERVTHGELKELADDDFGPLNVMILVRKPNVPDRPIEAIGRRLFGNPDEMFQQSKPKKGLLTPSEVRILALAEMDLGPRSIVWDIGAGSGSVAIEAAQIAVEGTTYAIEMDPEDHALLLANAERFGVKNLRPVLGQAPEALEPLPQPDAIFVGGLGREIVRLIDVALDRLRPGGRLVANTGSIENLADIQAALQKRVGHVNVSMLNIARGTYQLERVRFDALNPTFLLSATKPV, via the coding sequence ATGCCCGAGGTGATCGTGGCCGCACACTTCTCAGAACTTAGGATCGAACACGTGACACAGGGCGCTCCGACCCGGAACGAACGGATTCATATCATCGGCATCGGCGACGACGGCCTCGACGGCGTGACGGCGGCCGCTCGTCAGTTGATTGCGAAAGCGGCGCTGCTGGTCGGCAACGATCATACGCTGAACCTCATCCCTGCCGGAGCGGCCGAGCGGCTCGTCATCGGAGCCGATCTCGACCCGATCGTGAAGCGGCTCTCGACCTTTGCAAGCGGCTCGGCTGTGGTGTTGGTCTCGGGCGATCCTCTCTTCTACGGCATCTCGCGATTTCTCTGCGACAAGCTCGGCAAGGATCGCTTCGACGTGGTGCCGCATGTGAGCAGCATGCAGCTGGCCTTCGCCCGCGTGAAAGAGAACTGGGACGAAGCATATCTCACGAACCTTGCCAACCACACGCTCGACCACGCGATCGAACGGATCCGTTCGGCGGAAAAAGTCGGGCTGTTCACCAGCGAAGCGACGCCGCCGGCCCGCGTGGCGCAAGAATTGGTAAACCGTGGGATCGACTACTTTACCGCTTACGTGTGCGAGAACCTCGGCTCGCCCGACGAGCGCGTGACGCATGGCGAATTGAAAGAACTCGCCGACGACGACTTCGGCCCGCTCAACGTGATGATCCTGGTGCGCAAGCCGAACGTGCCCGACCGCCCGATCGAGGCGATCGGTCGGCGATTGTTCGGCAACCCGGACGAGATGTTCCAACAGTCGAAGCCGAAGAAGGGGCTGCTGACGCCGTCGGAAGTGCGCATCTTGGCGCTGGCGGAAATGGATCTCGGCCCGCGCAGCATCGTGTGGGACATCGGCGCGGGGAGCGGCAGCGTGGCGATCGAAGCCGCGCAGATCGCCGTCGAAGGGACAACCTACGCGATCGAAATGGATCCTGAAGACCATGCGCTGCTGCTCGCCAACGCCGAGCGCTTCGGCGTGAAGAACTTGCGGCCCGTGCTGGGGCAAGCTCCCGAAGCTCTCGAACCGTTGCCGCAGCCCGATGCGATCTTCGTCGGCGGCCTCGGGCGTGAAATCGTGCGCTTGATCGACGTCGCGCTTGATCGCTTGCGCCCCGGCGGCCGGCTCGTAGCGAACACCGGCAGCATCGAGAACCTCGCCGACATCCAAGCGGCGCTGCAAAAGCGCGTCGGGCACGTGAACGTCTCGATGCTCAACATCGCGCGCGGAACGTATCAACTGGAGCGAGTCCGCTTCGATGCCTTGAACCCGACCTTTTTGCTATCGGCGACGAAGCCGGTGTGA
- a CDS encoding adenine phosphoribosyltransferase → MTAPLDLASYVRAIPDFPKAGILFRDITPLLSHGAALRETIRRLAEHYRGRGIDVVGAAEARGFIFAAPLAIELGVGFVPFRKPGKLPYDKHTHRYDLEYGTDSLEVHVDGFSPGQNVLLIDDLLATGGTMAACCRLVESCDAKVAGCAFVIELNGLNGRKTLAPHESFSLLQYD, encoded by the coding sequence ATGACCGCCCCCCTCGATCTCGCCTCCTACGTGCGAGCCATTCCCGATTTTCCTAAAGCGGGAATTTTGTTTCGCGACATTACGCCGCTGCTGAGCCATGGCGCAGCGCTTCGTGAAACGATTCGCCGCCTCGCCGAACATTATCGCGGCCGAGGGATCGATGTCGTCGGAGCGGCCGAAGCCCGCGGGTTCATCTTCGCCGCGCCGTTGGCGATCGAACTCGGAGTCGGCTTCGTGCCGTTTCGCAAGCCGGGCAAATTGCCGTACGACAAGCATACGCATCGCTACGACCTCGAGTACGGCACCGACTCGCTCGAGGTGCATGTCGATGGTTTCTCACCGGGCCAGAACGTCCTCTTGATCGACGATCTCCTCGCCACCGGCGGCACGATGGCCGCTTGCTGCCGGCTCGTCGAGAGCTGCGACGCGAAAGTCGCCGGCTGCGCGTTCGTCATCGAGCTGAACGGCTTGAACGGCAGAAAGACGCTCGCCCCGCACGAGTCGTTCAGCTTATTGCAATACGACTAG